DNA sequence from the Candidatus Limnocylindrales bacterium genome:
AGATGGCTGCGTAGATTCGGAATCTCATCGGGTCCCCCGGAGAAAGATGGCCAGTTGACGGACGAGACGCGCCCGCCGCCCCCGCGGCGGGCACGCTGCAACTGCGAACGGGCCGAGTTTGGCCTCAGGAGGGACGGCTGTGCAAGGGCCTGCGCGTCTGTTGCCCGTCGTCGCAGCGTCATGGAAGGTCCTGCACCCGGCCACCTCCCGACCGGGATGGCGGCCGCCGGAGGCCGCGCGCCCGGCCAGGCATCGAGAGCGCAGTCGCCGTGCTGCGGCTGGGCAACGCACGGTGCAGTGCCGCAACTGCATCGGCGACGACGCCGGTCGGCTAAGCGCGCGATATCGCTGGAGGGCGCAAGGAAGCGCCCTCCGGCCCGGCTCTTGCGAAGAGCGGGCATGAGTCACGCTTCGTACCGCGATAGTCTCGGCCAGGGGCACCGGCCATGTCGATCATCGGAGTAATCATTGCCGTCATGCTGTGCGTGAAGATGAGACATCGGTTGCGCGAGTGGCAGGCGCAAGAGTTCGGCGAGTCCGCGTCGTCGGCAGGCACGACCTCCTCGGCCAGCGGCGCTGCGCGCGAGGCGACGGAGGACGGCGCCGCCGGCACCGGCCAGCGCTCCCGGCACCGCCGCGGCTGCGGCGGGCCGTGGGAGCGGCGCGGCTACGACAGGCCGCATCGTGGTCGCGGCCGCCACGGGGAAGGCGCCGACGATCCGGAGCGCCGCCTGCGCCGCCGTCGCGCGGCGATCGCCGGGTTCTACGCGCACTTCTATACGTACTGCTGCGTCATCGGGTTCCTCGCCTTCATCAACATCTTCACCGGCTTCTACCCGTGGTTCCTCTGGCCGGCCTTCGGCTGGGGCATCGGGGTCTTCTCGCACTACATGGGCGTGTTCGGCGGCCGCTACATTCGCGAGCAGTACTTCGAACCGGCCGTCGAGCGCGAGGTGCGCCGCGAGAAGCAGGCCATCGTCACCGAGAAGCAGGCCGACATCGGCGAGCTGTCCTCGACCATCGCGCACGAGATCCGGAATCCCATCGCGGCGGCCAAGAGCCTGGTCCAGCAGATGGGCGAGGACCCGCAGTCCGTCGAAAACGTCGAGTACGCTCGCGTGGCCATCGAGGAGCTGGATCGCGTGGAGCGGCGCGTGTCGCATCTTCTGAAGTACGCCAAGGAAGAGGACTACGAGATGAAGCTGGTCAGCCTCGCCTCGGTGGTCGATGCGTCGCTGGCGCAGCTCAAGAGCAAGCTGGAGGCGGCCAGGGTGCGGGTGGCGCGAAACTACATAGGCGGCCCCACCGTCAATGCCGACGCGGAGAAGCTCCAGCGCGTCTTCGGCAACATCTTCGACAACGCCATCGACGCCCTGGCCAAGCTTCCCGAGGACCGGCGCATCGACGTCTTCATCGAGAACGGCGTGCCGCGCTCGGTCTCCGTGCGCGTGGTCGACAACGGCGCGGGCATCGCGCCCGAGAAGGTCGGCAAGATCTTCAATCCGTTCTTCACGACCAAGGACCACGGCACCGGCCTCGGCATGGCCATCGCCAAGAAGATCGTCGACGCCCATCAGGGCGAGATCGAAGTCCGCAGCCAGGTCGGTCGCGGAACCGAGTTCCGCGTCACGCTGCCGGTGCCGTCATGATGCGCTTCCTGTTCGAGCTGGCGTCGCGATTCGTGGGGCTGGCGGCATGACGGCCATCACCAAAGGACGCATTCTGGTCGTCGACGACGAGCGCGCGATGCAGATCGCGCTGCGCGGCCTGCTGACCAAGGAAGGCTACAGCGTCGAGACGGCCGGCAGCGGCGAGGAAGCGATCCGCCGCATCGAGGCCGGCGACTTCCACCTGGTCATCACCGACCTCTCGCTCGGCGGCGTCAGCGGCCTCGAGGTGCTCGAGCACGCGCGCGCCTTCGACCCGGACCTTTCCGTGCTCATGATCACCGCCTACGGCTCCGAGAAGATCGCGGTGCAGGCGATGAAGACGGGCGCGTCCGACTATCTTCCCAAGCCTTTCGACAACGACGAGCTGCGCGCGGTCGTGGCGCGCCTCATGGACACCGCGCGCCTTCGCCGCGAGCACCGCCGCCTGCTCGCGCAGGTGCAGGGCCGCTACGGCCTCGATCAGATCGTCGGGCGAACCCCGCTCATGCTGCGCCTGTTCGAGTCCATCGAGCGTGTGGCCGACACCGACGTCACCGTGCTGGTGCGCGGCGAGAGCGGCACCGGCAAGGAGCTGGTCGCCAACGCGCTGCACTATCGGAGCCCGCGCCGCACGCGCCCGCTCATCAAGGTCAACTGCGCCGCCTTCAGCCGCGAGCTGGTCGAAAGCGAGCTGTTCGGGCACGAGCGCGGCGCCTTCACCGGCGCCATCGGCCAGCGCGAGGGCAAGTTCGAGGCGGCCGACGGCGGCACGCTGTTCCTGGACGAGGTCGGCGACATGCCGCTGGAGACGCAGGCCAAGCTGCTGCGCGTGATTCAGGAAAAGGAAGTCGAGCGGGTCGGCGGCAACCAGCCGATCCGCATCGACGTGCGTCTGATCGCGGCGACCCACCACGACCTCGAGCAACTCGTGTCCGAGGGGCGGTTCCGCGAGGACCTCTACTACCGGCTGCGGGTGATCGAGCTGGCGGTGCCTTCGCTGTCGGAGCGGCGCGAGGACATCCCGCTGCTCATCCAGAAATTCCTGACCGACGCCGCCGAGCGCTTCCATCGTCCGGTCAAGCCGCTTTCGGGCAGCGCGCTGCGCGCGTGCATGAGCCATCCGTGGAAGGGCAACATCCGCGAGCTCAAGAGCGCCGTCGAGAAGGCGCTGCTTCTGGCGGCGGGCGAGGAGATCGAGGCCGAGGATCTGTTCGGCCGCCTCGCGCCAAGCGCGGCCCCCGGCGCGCGGCCACTCGACGTCGCCGCGCTGCCCGTCAGCTTTCGCGATGCCAAGCAGCGCGTCGTCGAGGATTTCGAGCGCGAGTTCCTGGCGGCGGCGCTGGCGCGCAACGGCGGCAACATCTCGCGTACCGCCGAGGAGGTGGGCATGTATCGGCAGAACCTGCAGCAGAAGATCCGCGAGCTGGGCCTGGAGGCGCTCGGCGCCATCGACAGCGCCGACGACGCACCGGCCAGGCTCCTGCGCGACGGCAGCGCCGCATCCGGCACCAGCCGCGCCGGCAGTGACGGCCACCAGGTCGCGGAAGCTCTGGCAGCGGGCCGCGAAGCGGCCGACGATGACGACAGCAGTCGCTAGCTCAGGAGGAGCACCATGTTCGTTTCCCGTCTGGTCAATCTGATACGCGGCAAGTTGTCGCAGTGGATGAAGACGCGCGAGCGCCGCGACCCGGCTGCCGTGTACGAGGCCGCCATCGATGAGCGGCAGCGCCAGTACGTGCGGCTTCGCGAGGCGGCCGCTTCGATCCTGTACATGCGCAACAAGCTCGGCCGCCAGCTCGAGGAAACGCGCACGCAGCTCGAGAACACCGTCGAGCAGCTCGATCTGGCCGTCGATCGCGACGACGATGAAGCGGCGCTGTTCCTCATCGGTCGCAAGGACCGCCTGACCGAGGACGTCGAGCGCATCAAGGGCGAGCTGGAGGCGCTGACGCGCGAGGCCGAGGCGGCCAAGCGCAACCTGACGGCGTTCCAGAGCGAGATTCAGCGCCTGCGCGACGAGAAGGCGCGCAACCTGGCGCGCCTGGCCAATGCCGAGGCGCGGCTCAAGCTGCAGAGCGCCATCGCCGGCCTGTCGCCGGACGCGGACATCGCCGCGCTCGAAGGCGTGCGCGAGTACGTCGAACGCACCGTGTCGTCGCTGGCGAGCGAGCTGGAGAGCGGCGATGCCTCGCTGGATGCGCGTCTCGGCAAGATCCGGCAGGAGCAGGCCAGCCAGGCCGCGCGCGCGCAGCTCGACGAGCTCAAGCGCAGCCGCCGCGGCCCTCGCGTTCCGCTGCTGCTGCCGGTCGAGCCTGTCGTCATGGCGCGCTGAGCGCGCGCGGCGCCAGCGAGAGGCGAGACGCGCCGCAGACGACGACCGTACGGCATCGGCGCCGGTCACGCGACGCCACCCGGACGATGGCGGCCGGTGCAACACGAAGTATTCGACAGCAGGAGGAGCAACCCATGTTCGTGATCGGAGTTCTCTGCGGCATCGCCGCATCGGCCGCGTTCGTTCTCTACGGCAACCACGACTGGCTCATCGAGCTGGCCGAGAAGGCACGCCGCTTCTCGGGCAAGTGGCACTCGCACGACTGGAAGCGGCACCGCGGT
Encoded proteins:
- a CDS encoding ATP-binding protein translates to MSIIGVIIAVMLCVKMRHRLREWQAQEFGESASSAGTTSSASGAAREATEDGAAGTGQRSRHRRGCGGPWERRGYDRPHRGRGRHGEGADDPERRLRRRRAAIAGFYAHFYTYCCVIGFLAFINIFTGFYPWFLWPAFGWGIGVFSHYMGVFGGRYIREQYFEPAVEREVRREKQAIVTEKQADIGELSSTIAHEIRNPIAAAKSLVQQMGEDPQSVENVEYARVAIEELDRVERRVSHLLKYAKEEDYEMKLVSLASVVDASLAQLKSKLEAARVRVARNYIGGPTVNADAEKLQRVFGNIFDNAIDALAKLPEDRRIDVFIENGVPRSVSVRVVDNGAGIAPEKVGKIFNPFFTTKDHGTGLGMAIAKKIVDAHQGEIEVRSQVGRGTEFRVTLPVPS
- a CDS encoding sigma-54 dependent transcriptional regulator, with protein sequence MTAITKGRILVVDDERAMQIALRGLLTKEGYSVETAGSGEEAIRRIEAGDFHLVITDLSLGGVSGLEVLEHARAFDPDLSVLMITAYGSEKIAVQAMKTGASDYLPKPFDNDELRAVVARLMDTARLRREHRRLLAQVQGRYGLDQIVGRTPLMLRLFESIERVADTDVTVLVRGESGTGKELVANALHYRSPRRTRPLIKVNCAAFSRELVESELFGHERGAFTGAIGQREGKFEAADGGTLFLDEVGDMPLETQAKLLRVIQEKEVERVGGNQPIRIDVRLIAATHHDLEQLVSEGRFREDLYYRLRVIELAVPSLSERREDIPLLIQKFLTDAAERFHRPVKPLSGSALRACMSHPWKGNIRELKSAVEKALLLAAGEEIEAEDLFGRLAPSAAPGARPLDVAALPVSFRDAKQRVVEDFEREFLAAALARNGGNISRTAEEVGMYRQNLQQKIRELGLEALGAIDSADDAPARLLRDGSAASGTSRAGSDGHQVAEALAAGREAADDDDSSR
- a CDS encoding PspA/IM30 family protein, with product MFVSRLVNLIRGKLSQWMKTRERRDPAAVYEAAIDERQRQYVRLREAAASILYMRNKLGRQLEETRTQLENTVEQLDLAVDRDDDEAALFLIGRKDRLTEDVERIKGELEALTREAEAAKRNLTAFQSEIQRLRDEKARNLARLANAEARLKLQSAIAGLSPDADIAALEGVREYVERTVSSLASELESGDASLDARLGKIRQEQASQAARAQLDELKRSRRGPRVPLLLPVEPVVMAR